In the Bacillus shivajii genome, one interval contains:
- a CDS encoding SDR family oxidoreductase, translating into MKYEDVKDKQTNGQPAQVQNRQPGFETEMNPLPIYDDPNYKGSNKLKDKVALITGGDSGIGRAVAIAFAKEGAKVTVTYLDEHEDAEKTKSEVERYGGECLLISGDIGDEAFCQNTVQQTINHFGKLDCLINNAAEQHYQEKIEDITAEQMERTFKTNIFSCFHLIKAARPHLNAGSTIINTASIVAYKGNPVLMDYASTKGAMIALTRSLSENLVSSGIRVNAVAPGPIWTPLIPASFPSDQVANFGTSSPMKRPGQPAELAPSYVYLASDDSSYVSGQVIHVNGGDIING; encoded by the coding sequence ATGAAATACGAGGATGTAAAAGATAAGCAAACGAACGGGCAACCAGCTCAAGTACAAAATCGTCAGCCTGGCTTTGAAACTGAGATGAATCCTCTCCCTATTTATGATGACCCAAATTATAAAGGTTCGAATAAGCTTAAGGACAAAGTTGCACTTATAACAGGAGGAGACAGTGGGATTGGCCGTGCTGTTGCCATTGCCTTTGCAAAAGAAGGGGCTAAAGTAACCGTCACTTACTTAGACGAACATGAAGATGCCGAGAAAACAAAGTCAGAAGTAGAACGTTACGGGGGAGAATGTTTACTCATTTCTGGTGATATCGGCGATGAAGCTTTTTGTCAAAATACCGTTCAACAAACAATTAATCACTTCGGAAAATTAGATTGTCTTATTAATAATGCGGCTGAACAGCACTACCAAGAAAAAATTGAAGATATTACAGCAGAACAAATGGAACGAACATTTAAAACAAATATTTTTTCCTGCTTTCACTTAATCAAAGCGGCCCGTCCTCACTTAAATGCAGGAAGTACAATTATTAATACGGCTTCGATTGTCGCATATAAAGGTAACCCTGTTCTAATGGACTACGCGTCAACGAAAGGAGCCATGATTGCGCTCACTCGTTCGTTATCAGAAAACCTTGTTAGTTCAGGAATTCGTGTCAATGCCGTTGCACCTGGGCCAATTTGGACACCATTAATTCCCGCTTCTTTTCCTTCTGATCAAGTGGCAAACTTCGGTACAAGCAGTCCAATGAAACGGCCTGGGCAGCCTGCAGAATTAGCACCAAGCTATGTTTATTTAGCATCAGATGATTCTTCATACGTTTCCGGACAAGTCATCCATGTAAACGGTGGTGACATCATTAACGGATAA